The Xiphias gladius isolate SHS-SW01 ecotype Sanya breed wild chromosome 9, ASM1685928v1, whole genome shotgun sequence genome window below encodes:
- the dhx32a gene encoding DEAD/H (Asp-Glu-Ala-Asp/His) box polypeptide 32a codes for MSEENNSAEPDIYPGSEECPGEDSFGFGDDLELNQFDGLPFSSRYYKLLKERKTLPVWKVRCEFEDALVNNQLVIVCGTAKTGRSTQIPQWCAEFCLSAQYQHGMVVCTQTNRQQAVDLALRVADEMDVNIGHEVGYTIPLENCCSSDTVLRYCTDDMLLREMMSDPFLEHYGAIIIDQAHERTVNTDVLLGLLKDILLQRPELRVVVLAVPPMADKLLCHYGNIPLINLEAACPADVVHSNSGNKDYFYSALRLVLEIHRTKEDGDVVVFFASANEVQCAQSILQREGTRLGLDLGQMELVVMFPGRGGLLPFLTKPPDSKGSRRVFLSAQQGEDMWWSTESVNFVIDTGVQKKMVYNPRIRANSEVLQPISQCQADMRKQLSGPTGKCFCLYPEESQLPAENSPQILESDITPTVLFLKRMEIAGLGQCDFMNRPDPEGLMQALEELDYLAALDDDGNLSEIGIIMSEIPLEPQMAKALLASCEFDCVSEMLTIAAMLSAPSCFLKPPAGMAHEAVQCHRKFQHPEGDHFTLINIYNAFKQSQREQYFSAEKWCQDYFLDHSALKTAEAIRSELTDTLNRIELPVSDPSFGTKTNTLNIKRALLAGFFMQIARDVDGSGNYFILTHKHMAQVHPLSGYGAQSQKLGLPEWVVFHEYTLSENNCMRTVSEISPQVFIQMAPLYFFYNLPPSESKDILQDMLDPDGSRKCKDEKQKAAAISSDANSGCAVMPQTYDRCAIQ; via the exons atGTCGGAGGAAAATAATTCAGCGGAGCCAGACATTTACCCTGGAAGTGAAGAGTGTCCCGGGGAAGATTCGTTTGGCTTTGGAGATGACCTGGAGTTAAATCAGTTCGACGGACTGCCCTTCTCCTCACGCTACTACAAATTactgaaagagaggaagactCTGCCTGTGTGGAAGGTCAGGTGCGAGTTCGAGGACGCTCTGGTAAACAACCAGCTGGTTATTGTGTGTGGGACAGCAAAGACTGGGCGGAGTACACAG ATCCCTCAGTGGTGTGCAGAGTTCTGCCTGTCTGCCCAGTACCAGCATGGCATGGTTGTGTGCACACAGACCAACAGGCAGCAGGCCGTAGATCTGGCCTTGCGTGTGGCTGATGAAATGGATGTCAACATAGGCCACGAAGTGGGTTACACCATCCCTCTCGAGAACTGCTGCTCCTCCGACACTGTTCTTAG ATATTGCACTGATGATATGCTGCTGAGAGAGATGATGTCAGACCCTTTTCTAGAGCACTATGGGGCCATTATTATTGACCAGGCCCACGAGAGGACAGTTAACACAGACGTACTACTGGGTCTCCTCAAGGACATCCTGCTGCAGAGGCCTGAGCTCAGGGTGGTGGTCCTTGCCGTCCCACCCATGGCTGACAAACTGCTGTGCCATTACGGCAACATCCCGCTCATCAATCTGGAGGCTGCATGTCCTGCTGACGTGGTCCACAGCAACAGTGGGAACAAAGATTACTTCTACTCAGCACTGAGACTGGTGCTGGAGATCCATCGAACCAAAGAGGATGGagatgttgttgtgttttttgcctcAGCTAAT GAGGTCCAATGTGCCCAAAGCATTCTCCAGAGAGAGGGTACCAGGCTGGGATTGGATTTAGGCCAGATGGAGCTTGTGGTCATGTTCCCAGGCCGGGGCGGGCTACTGCCTTTTCTGACCAAGCCGCCAGACTCCAAGGGGTCAAGGAGAGTTTTCCTTTCTGCCCAACAGGGGGAGGACATGTGGTGGTCTACAGAGTCTGTCAACTTTGTCATTGACACTGGAGTCCAGAAAAAAATG GTGTACAATCCAAGAATAAGAGCTAACTCGGAGGTACTTCAACCCATCAGTCAATGTCAGGCAGACATGCGCAAGCAGCTGTCTGGGCCAACAG GTAAATGTTTCTGCCTGTATCCAGAGGAGAGCCAGCTCCCTGCAGAGAACTCCCCACAGATCTTGGAGTCGGACATTACGCCAACAGTCCTTTTCCTAAAAAGGATGGAGATAGCTGGCCTTGGACAGTGCGATTTCATGAACAGACCAG ATCCTGAGGGTCTCATGCAGGCATTAGAGGAGCTAGACTACCTCGCCGCTTTGGATGACGATGGCAACTTGTCTGAGATTGGCATCATAATGTCTGAAATCCCTCTGGAACCTCAGATGGCCAAAGCTCTGCTGGCATCCTGCGAGTTTGACTGTGTGAGTGAGATGTTGACGATCGCAGCGATGCTGTCAG CGCCAAGCTGCTTCCTGAAGCCACCTGCTGGCATGGCCCACGAGGCAGTCCAGTGTCACAGAAAGTTCCAGCACCCTGAGGGCGATCACTTCACTCTCATAAACATCTACAATGCCTTCAAACAAAGCCAGAGAGAACAAT ACTTCAGTGCTGAAAAGTGGTGCCAGGACTATTTCCTGGATCATTCTGCCCTGAAGACAGCTGAGGCCATTAGATCAGAGTTGACCGACACTTTGAACAGAATCGAGCTTCCTGTCTCCGACCCCTCCTTTGGAACCAAGACTAACACCCTCAACATCAAAAGAGCTCTACTGGCTGGGTTCTTCATGCAG ATTGCTCGAGACGTGGACGGATCCGGAAACTACTTCATTttgacacacaagcacatggcCCAGGTGCATCCGCTCTCCGGCTACGGGGCTCAGTCACAGAAGCTTGGACTGCCAGAGTGGGTTGTTTTCCACGAGTACACTCTGTCAGAGAACAACTGCATGAGAACAGTCTCCGAAATTTCCCCTCAAGT GTTCATTCAAATGGCACCACTGTACTTCTTCTACAATCTGCCCCCCAGTGAAAGCAAAGACATACTGCAAGACATGTTGGACCCAGATGGATCCCGAAAATGTAAAGATGAGAAGCAGAAAGCTGCAGCAATCAGCAGTGACGCCAACAGCGGCTGCGCAGTGATGCCGCAGACTTATGACAGATGTGCGATTCAATGA
- the LOC120794213 gene encoding protein BCCIP homolog isoform X2, translating into MRIRKRTKIPGRRTARHQRKRSMRRSLWTSKPTPFQTATSMASRNYCNRFGTLFLKAHVNTSEMTDIIIQQNHVGSVIKQADVPEDSDDDDPDEVFGFITMLNLTERKGVQCVEEVKELIVDQCEKSSTQSATEQLEQILNDTSKPVGLLLSERFINVPPQIALPLHKQLQEEIAEAQRTNKPNGRCHFCLMISKTCKEATKSIPTRGGAPKEEYMFVNAEEEFFYEQAIMKFHYSVQEEADSCLSGRWSFSDVPMKPFRTVMLIPADRMPAIMDKLKEYLTV; encoded by the exons ATGAGAATCCGGAAGAGGACGAAGATTCCGGGGAGGAGGACAGCGAGGCATCAGAGGAAGAGATCAATGAG GAGGTCATTGTGGACTTCGAAGCCCACACCATTTCAGACAGCGACTTCAATGGCATCAAGAAACTATTGCAACAGGTTTGGGACA CTCTTCTTGAAGGCTCATGTAAATACTTCAGAGATGACAGACATCATCATCCAACAGAATCATGTCGGAAGTGTCATCAAG CAAGCTGATGTACCAGAGGACAGTGATGACGACGACCCAGATGAAGTGtttgggttcatcactatgcTCAACCTAACAGAGAGAAAG GGTGTGCAGTGTGTGGAGGAGGTAAAGGAGCTGATCGTGGATCAGTGTGAGAAGAGCTCCACCCAAAGTGCGACAGAGCAGCTAGAGCAGATCCTCAATGACACCAGCAAGCCTGTGGGGCTACTGCTGAGTGAGCGCTTCATCAATGTACCTCCACAGATTGCGCTTCCACTCCACAAACAGCTCCA AGAAGAAATAGCTGAAGCTCAGAGGACAAATAAGCCCAACGGGAGGTGTCACTTTTGTCTGATGATAAGCAAGACCTGCAAAGAGGCAACCAAAAGTATCCCAACCAGAGGAGGAGCTCCCAAAGAGGAATACATGTTTGTCAATGCAGAGGAGGAATTCTTCTATGAG CAAGCCATCATGAAGTTCCACTACTCGGTCCAGGAAGAGGCAGACTCCTGTTTGAGTGGCAGGTGGTCGTTCAGTGACGTCCCCATGAAGCCTTTCAGGACAGTGATGCTGATACCAGCAGACAGAATGCCTGCCATCATGGACAAACTCAAAGAATACCTAACTGTGTGA
- the LOC120794213 gene encoding protein BCCIP homolog isoform X1, translating into MASSAKRRAVGLGENPEESENSSDENPEEDEDSGEEDSEASEEEINEEVIVDFEAHTISDSDFNGIKKLLQQLFLKAHVNTSEMTDIIIQQNHVGSVIKQADVPEDSDDDDPDEVFGFITMLNLTERKGVQCVEEVKELIVDQCEKSSTQSATEQLEQILNDTSKPVGLLLSERFINVPPQIALPLHKQLQEEIAEAQRTNKPNGRCHFCLMISKTCKEATKSIPTRGGAPKEEYMFVNAEEEFFYEQAIMKFHYSVQEEADSCLSGRWSFSDVPMKPFRTVMLIPADRMPAIMDKLKEYLTV; encoded by the exons ATGGCTTCGTCGGCTAAGAGGAGAGCAGTAGGTTTGGGAGAAAATCCCgaggaaagtgaaaacagctCCGATGAGAATCCGGAAGAGGACGAAGATTCCGGGGAGGAGGACAGCGAGGCATCAGAGGAAGAGATCAATGAG GAGGTCATTGTGGACTTCGAAGCCCACACCATTTCAGACAGCGACTTCAATGGCATCAAGAAACTATTGCAACAG CTCTTCTTGAAGGCTCATGTAAATACTTCAGAGATGACAGACATCATCATCCAACAGAATCATGTCGGAAGTGTCATCAAG CAAGCTGATGTACCAGAGGACAGTGATGACGACGACCCAGATGAAGTGtttgggttcatcactatgcTCAACCTAACAGAGAGAAAG GGTGTGCAGTGTGTGGAGGAGGTAAAGGAGCTGATCGTGGATCAGTGTGAGAAGAGCTCCACCCAAAGTGCGACAGAGCAGCTAGAGCAGATCCTCAATGACACCAGCAAGCCTGTGGGGCTACTGCTGAGTGAGCGCTTCATCAATGTACCTCCACAGATTGCGCTTCCACTCCACAAACAGCTCCA AGAAGAAATAGCTGAAGCTCAGAGGACAAATAAGCCCAACGGGAGGTGTCACTTTTGTCTGATGATAAGCAAGACCTGCAAAGAGGCAACCAAAAGTATCCCAACCAGAGGAGGAGCTCCCAAAGAGGAATACATGTTTGTCAATGCAGAGGAGGAATTCTTCTATGAG CAAGCCATCATGAAGTTCCACTACTCGGTCCAGGAAGAGGCAGACTCCTGTTTGAGTGGCAGGTGGTCGTTCAGTGACGTCCCCATGAAGCCTTTCAGGACAGTGATGCTGATACCAGCAGACAGAATGCCTGCCATCATGGACAAACTCAAAGAATACCTAACTGTGTGA